A part of Paenibacillus sp. 481 genomic DNA contains:
- a CDS encoding glycosyltransferase family 4 protein: MKVCLDGQPLLGNLSGIGRYTACLYEQLQHLSDVDVTLGFNQLFTNLNSEKLPVQASQQHLFTFRYPYKVIRRLMKPNFSYNLPCDWSLKKKFDIYHGTNFTYVPINKGRKIVSIHDLAFMKYPETTSDKIYKHHMSWVPYCANNADHIITISEATKRDIVELLSVAPEKVTVTPLAATDEFQPIARNDYVDVLKKYHLPDNYILFVGTIEARKNLTTLLQAYHSLVSNHQSDIKLVIVGAKGWKTSSLYQYIETHRLEDKVVFTGYVSDEDLPFIYNGATLFAMPSWYEGFGLPLVEAMKCGVPVIGSNTSSIPEVIGPDGLLCDPSEPEDWADKMYAVINDRALREKWCRYSIAQSRQFSWKSTADKTIEVYQSLL, translated from the coding sequence ATGAAAGTATGCCTTGACGGCCAGCCATTACTCGGCAATCTGTCGGGTATTGGCCGCTATACGGCCTGTTTATATGAGCAGCTTCAACATTTATCTGATGTCGATGTAACACTAGGGTTCAATCAATTATTTACAAATTTAAACAGTGAAAAGTTACCCGTTCAGGCTAGCCAACAACACTTATTTACTTTTCGTTATCCTTATAAAGTCATTCGAAGATTAATGAAACCGAATTTCAGCTACAATCTACCTTGTGACTGGTCCCTTAAGAAAAAATTCGATATTTATCATGGTACTAACTTTACGTATGTTCCAATAAATAAAGGTCGAAAAATTGTATCCATTCATGATTTAGCTTTTATGAAATATCCCGAAACAACAAGTGATAAGATATACAAGCACCATATGAGCTGGGTACCCTATTGCGCAAATAACGCCGACCATATTATTACCATTTCAGAAGCAACAAAGAGAGACATCGTCGAGTTATTGTCAGTTGCACCTGAAAAAGTTACAGTGACACCGCTCGCTGCAACAGACGAGTTTCAACCTATTGCTCGTAATGATTATGTGGATGTTTTGAAAAAGTATCATTTACCCGACAATTACATTTTGTTTGTAGGCACGATCGAAGCTCGGAAAAACCTTACCACGTTACTTCAGGCTTACCATAGCCTAGTTAGTAATCATCAGAGCGATATAAAATTAGTTATTGTAGGCGCAAAAGGGTGGAAAACGTCATCGCTCTATCAATACATTGAAACGCACCGTTTAGAAGATAAGGTGGTCTTTACAGGCTATGTCTCTGACGAAGACTTGCCTTTTATCTATAACGGCGCAACCCTATTTGCAATGCCTTCTTGGTACGAAGGTTTTGGCTTACCCTTAGTCGAAGCCATGAAATGTGGGGTTCCGGTTATAGGTTCAAATACTTCATCTATACCTGAAGTTATTGGTCCTGACGGATTGCTATGCGATCCTAGTGAACCAGAAGATTGGGCAGATAAAATGTACGCTGTTATTAACGACCGTGCGCTACGAGAAAAGTGGTGCCGCTATTCCATTGCACAATCACGACAATTTAGCTGGAAGAGCACAGCCGACAAGACTATTGAGGTTTATCAAAGTCTTCTTTAA
- a CDS encoding sugar transferase: protein MFSFLFTASEISLITLIYFLLYSWRIHIEFNIPFELFELANPRFISYLYFYFIFLIIYGFFILKFRVHSFIASSGLVDEIIKTSRALSFAIILAVGLSFLFKITDLSRIVITSFWLVTIVTTSIVRFIKRKLYLKLASQQLLAKSVIIVGAGKIGQALIKEFQQYKWLGYRVVGYIDDEININIEGISCLGKITDLRKLIENEILIDEIIISIPSERELVHAIISDFRKSPIEIKIIPDMFNLVFSSVQVGNINSLPTVSLVRTPMKGAGYILKRTNDLLLSTIGLVLVLPVLLFTAVCIKLESRGPILYKQKRIGKNGKPFNMYKFRSMVQNADDLLTTLAQQNEVEGIAFKMKNDPRITKVGRFIRKYSIDELPQLFNVLRGNMSLIGPRPPLEIEVQQYGDWEWRRLEVLPGITGLWQVSGRSDLSFQQWINLDIYYIENWSIGLDFKILLKTIPVVLKGEGAY, encoded by the coding sequence GTGTTCTCTTTCTTATTCACAGCTAGTGAAATTTCATTAATAACTTTGATCTATTTCCTATTATATTCGTGGCGTATTCATATTGAATTCAATATCCCTTTTGAATTATTCGAACTCGCTAATCCAAGATTTATAAGTTACCTTTATTTCTATTTTATTTTCCTAATCATATACGGTTTCTTTATACTCAAATTTCGCGTTCACTCATTCATCGCATCATCTGGATTAGTTGACGAGATCATAAAGACATCTAGGGCACTCTCGTTTGCAATCATTTTGGCTGTTGGCTTGAGCTTTTTGTTCAAAATCACGGATTTATCACGCATTGTAATTACAAGTTTTTGGCTAGTGACGATCGTAACGACATCGATTGTGCGGTTCATCAAACGTAAGCTGTATTTAAAACTTGCTTCCCAGCAGCTATTAGCTAAATCAGTCATTATTGTTGGTGCCGGGAAAATAGGTCAGGCCCTAATAAAAGAGTTTCAACAATATAAATGGCTAGGCTATCGAGTCGTAGGTTATATAGATGATGAGATAAACATAAATATTGAAGGGATTTCATGCCTTGGAAAGATAACAGATTTAAGAAAATTGATTGAAAATGAGATCCTTATCGATGAAATCATCATTTCTATCCCATCAGAACGTGAGTTAGTACATGCCATTATTAGTGATTTTAGAAAATCACCAATTGAAATTAAAATTATACCGGATATGTTTAATCTCGTATTCAGCTCTGTACAAGTCGGTAATATAAATTCTTTACCTACCGTTTCATTAGTGCGAACACCTATGAAAGGGGCAGGTTACATCCTTAAAAGGACGAATGATTTGTTATTATCTACAATAGGATTAGTACTCGTGCTTCCCGTTTTGCTTTTCACTGCAGTATGCATTAAATTGGAATCAAGAGGACCTATCCTTTACAAGCAAAAACGAATCGGGAAAAATGGAAAACCATTTAATATGTACAAATTCCGCTCCATGGTTCAGAACGCGGACGATTTACTTACAACTTTAGCACAGCAAAATGAAGTTGAAGGTATTGCGTTCAAAATGAAAAATGATCCGCGTATTACTAAGGTTGGGCGTTTTATCAGAAAATATTCGATCGATGAACTGCCTCAGTTATTTAACGTACTAAGAGGAAACATGAGCCTAATAGGCCCTCGTCCCCCTCTTGAAATTGAAGTACAGCAATATGGTGACTGGGAGTGGCGCAGACTTGAAGTATTACCAGGTATAACGGGGCTTTGGCAAGTTAGTGGTCGCAGTGATTTATCTTTTCAGCAATGGATTAATTTGGATATATACTACATTGAGAACTGGAGTATTGGTCTCGATTTCAAAATATTATTAAAAACAATTCCTGTTGTGCTTAAAGGTGAAGGAGCTTACTAA
- a CDS encoding mannose-1-phosphate guanylyltransferase: MDVTAVIMAGGKGERFWPKSRTNLPKQFLNISGSKSMIQQCVSRLQKYIDIEKIFVVTNKLYAELIKAQIPALPSDNIIIEPIGRNTAPCVGLASIIIEEKFPNSTMVVLPSDHIIKDEDEFLNILKTAVEVSQDGQSLVTLGIQPTYPETGYGYIESSDDIVAVNGLNVHKVEQFVEKPDLEKATAYIEAGNYYWNSGIFVWRTDVIRGYIKEHMPQVHDILETMKASFKNNDRNVVVSTEFPKMPDQSVDYGIMEKVKHIYVIPCVFGWDDVGSWTALERINESDENGNVVRGNSLNIDTKRCIIESNGKLIATLGVEDLIIVETDDVTLICNKDKAQEIKSLIKEIRVQKMEHYL, encoded by the coding sequence ATGGATGTAACGGCAGTCATTATGGCAGGAGGAAAAGGTGAGCGTTTTTGGCCTAAAAGTCGGACTAATCTGCCTAAGCAGTTTTTAAATATATCTGGAAGCAAGTCAATGATTCAGCAATGTGTAAGTAGACTGCAAAAATACATAGATATTGAGAAAATTTTTGTTGTAACGAATAAACTGTATGCCGAATTAATTAAGGCTCAAATACCTGCTTTGCCTTCTGATAATATTATTATTGAACCGATTGGGCGTAATACGGCACCTTGTGTAGGGCTTGCGTCTATTATTATTGAAGAGAAATTTCCGAATAGTACGATGGTAGTCTTGCCGTCAGATCATATTATTAAAGATGAAGATGAATTTTTGAACATCTTAAAAACAGCAGTAGAGGTTAGTCAGGATGGACAAAGTCTTGTTACGTTAGGTATTCAGCCAACATACCCTGAAACAGGATATGGTTATATTGAAAGCTCGGATGACATCGTTGCCGTAAACGGACTTAACGTGCATAAGGTTGAGCAATTTGTCGAGAAGCCTGATCTGGAAAAAGCAACTGCGTATATAGAAGCTGGGAACTACTACTGGAACAGTGGGATATTTGTTTGGAGAACAGACGTTATTCGGGGCTATATTAAGGAACATATGCCGCAGGTTCATGATATATTAGAAACGATGAAAGCATCATTTAAGAACAATGACCGTAACGTGGTCGTTAGTACGGAATTTCCAAAAATGCCGGATCAATCTGTGGATTATGGTATTATGGAAAAAGTGAAACATATTTATGTGATTCCGTGCGTATTTGGCTGGGATGATGTAGGCAGTTGGACAGCGCTTGAGCGAATTAATGAATCAGATGAAAACGGAAACGTTGTTCGTGGGAATTCATTAAACATAGATACGAAAAGATGTATCATAGAGAGCAATGGGAAATTGATTGCTACATTAGGCGTTGAAGATTTAATTATTGTTGAGACAGATGATGTCACGCTTATATGTAATAAAGATAAAGCACAAGAAATTAAATCTCTGATCAAAGAAATTCGAGTTCAAAAGATGGAGCATTACCTCTAA